The Erinaceus europaeus chromosome 4, mEriEur2.1, whole genome shotgun sequence genomic sequence GCATCTTTCTCTTCTGGACCTGTGTTTCATCTCTGTTACAGTTCCTCAATCCATTGCAAACTCACTTATGAACAATGGCTACATTTCTTTGGGTCAGTGCATTCTTCAGGTTTTCTTCTTCATAGCTCTGGCCTCATCAGAAGTGGCCATCCTCACAGTGATGTCTTATGACCGGTATGTAGCCATCTGTCAACCACTGAGATATGAAACCATTATGGACCCTTGTGCTTGTAAGAATGCAGTAATAGCTGTATGGATTGCTGGGGGCCTCTCTGGGCTTATGCATACAGCAGTTAATTTTTCTGTACCTCTCTGTGGAGAAAGAATCATTCACCAGTTCTTCTGCGATATACCTCAGATGTTGAAGCTAGCTTGTTCTTATGAATTCATTAATGAGATTGCAGTGGCTGCATTCACAACCTCAACAGCATTTGCCTGTTTGATTTCCATTGTACTTTCATATGTTCGCATTTTTTCTACAGTGCTCAAAATCCCAACAGCTGAGGGCCGGACCAAAGTTTTCTCCACCTGCCTACCACACCTATTTGTAGTCACCTTCTTCCTTTCTGCTGCTGGATTTGAGTTTCTAAGGCCGCCTTCTAATTCCCAATCAGCTATGGACCTCATGTTCTCTATATTCTATACTGTGATACCTCCAACTCTCAATCCAGTTATCTACAGTTTACGGAATGAAGCCATGAAGGCAGCTCTGAAGAAGGTTCTGTCAAAAGAAGAATTTTCTCAGAGAAAGTTGTACTTAAAAGCCATGTTTAAACTCTAaggaaatacacaaataaaaggtGTTGCTATAATGTTTCAggttgcaaggaaaacaaaactgaTTTCTTcccagtttttctattctttgaaTTCTTCTCAAAATATAATTTTTCAAAACATAAGATGCCATGCTTctaaggatgataaatgactttCCTTTCTCTGACTCAAATGTTACTTTAAAGCATCTTTCgggggtcggacagtagcgcagcgggttaagcgcacatgagtgaagcacaaggactgacataaggatccaggttccagcccgcggcttcccacctgtgtgtgcgtgtgggggtcgcttcataagcagtgaagcaggtcttcaggtgtctttctctccccttgtcttcccttcctctctccatttctctctatcctatccaacaacaatgacatcagtaacaacaacaataataagtataacaacgataaaacaacaagggcaacaaaagagaaaaaaacagcctccaggaccggtggattcatggtgcaggcacagagccccagcgataaccctgaaggcaagaaaaaaaagcatctttTAGGAATAAAATCATTACGTTTCAAACCTGGTCAGAATAATCAATGCTGATTTTAAAGAAACATATTTTAATGTAC encodes the following:
- the LOC103128097 gene encoding olfactory receptor 14J1, producing the protein MANLTSVSGFFLMGFSDDRKLQILHALLFLVTYLLALIGNLLIITITTLDHRLHSPMYYFLKHLSLLDLCFISVTVPQSIANSLMNNGYISLGQCILQVFFFIALASSEVAILTVMSYDRYVAICQPLRYETIMDPCACKNAVIAVWIAGGLSGLMHTAVNFSVPLCGERIIHQFFCDIPQMLKLACSYEFINEIAVAAFTTSTAFACLISIVLSYVRIFSTVLKIPTAEGRTKVFSTCLPHLFVVTFFLSAAGFEFLRPPSNSQSAMDLMFSIFYTVIPPTLNPVIYSLRNEAMKAALKKVLSKEEFSQRKLYLKAMFKL